A single region of the Cucumis melo cultivar AY chromosome 3, USDA_Cmelo_AY_1.0, whole genome shotgun sequence genome encodes:
- the LOC103502642 gene encoding phosphoprotein ECPP44-like, translating to MADCENKKVEEGVQEGGVEATDRGLFDFLGKKKEEEQAEKPPVSEEEVVVVTEQFEKVEVSEPSPPVHKVEVEEEEEEKKPSLLEKLTRSDSSSSSSSDEEEGEDGEKKKKKKKGLKEKLKEKLGGGEEEKKEEEAKKDEHEAVAIPVEKVDDAAHPEEKKGFLEKIKEKLPGHSKKPEEAPEAPAPCATEAAAPPPHHDEDQGKEKKGFLEKIKEKLPGYHAKEDQEKHKEEAASH from the exons ATGGCGGATTGCGAGAACAAGAAGGTCGAGGAGGGAGTTCAAGAGGGTGGTGTCGAGGCCACAGATCGTGGGCTGTTTGATTTCTTggggaagaagaaagaggaagagcaGGCCGAGAAGCCCCCTGTTTCTGAGGAAGAGGTGGTTGTAGTTACTGAGCAGTTCGAGAAAGTTGAAGTTTCTGAACCTTCACCGCCGGTTCATAAGGTtgaagtagaagaagaagaagaagagaagaagccTAGTCTCTTGGAGAAACTCACCCGATCCGATAGCAGCTCTAGCTCG TCTAGCGATGAGGAGGAAGGAGAAGAcggagagaagaaaaagaagaagaagaagggattaAAAGAAAAGTTGAAGGAGAAGCTAGGAGGAggagaagaggaaaagaaggaagaagaagctAAAAAGGACGAACACGAAGCAGTAGCCATCCCAGTGGAGAAGGTGGACGACGCAGCACatccagaggaaaagaaagggTTCCTAGAGAAGATCAAGGAGAAGCTTCCAGGGCACAGCAAGAAACCAGAGGAAGCTCCAGAAGCGCCCGCCCCGTGCGCCACCGAGGCTGCAGCTCCTCCTCCTCATCACGATGAAGatcaaggaaaagaaaagaagggatTTTTGGAGAAAATAAAGGAGAAACTCCCAGGGTATCACGCTAAGGAGGATCAAGAGAAGCATAAGGAGGAGGCAGCTTctcattga
- the LOC103502652 gene encoding neutral ceramidase-like → MAIVVLDVSWCVNGDWLVGVGSFDMTGPAAEVNMMGYANMDQVTAGIHFRLRARTFVVARSIDGPRIAFVNLDAGMASQLVTIKVLERLQSRNINISVQRFGDLYTEENVAISGIHTHAGPGGYLQYLVYSITSLGFVQQSFDAIVNAIEQSIIQAHESLKPGFILFNKGEVDNAGINRSPSAYLMNPEEERAKYANNVDKEMSILKFVDGESGNSIGAFSWFPTHGTSMSRDNKLISGDNKGAAARFFEDWAASNGRTTTTPSNNASVIEELMKKAEKIKATGGKQCSKTSSKSSKVRKNDGSLFVAAFCQSNVGDVTPNVLGAFCIDSGKPCDFNRSSCHGSDLLCVGRGPGFPDEILSTKIIGERQFLKAADLFTTATEKLTGEIDFRHVYLNFTDIEVEIDGNNVVRTCPAALGPGFAAGTTDGPGVFGFQQGDTEINKLWKQLRDSLKKPSEFQVGCQKPKTVLLDTGEMFEPYAWAPAILPIQILRLGKLIILSVPGEFTTMAGRRLREAVKETLISNGNGEFDDDTHVVIAGLTNTYSQYVATFEEYEQQRYEAASTLYGPHTLSAYIQEFKKLASAIAKGEKVAKPIASPPDLSSVQLRLVMDPFGESPPDGVNFGDIQQDVELPKDGWFKTGSKQKPTATFWSANPRFDLLTEGTYALVERLEKQRWTPAYDDDDFSVSFKWKLDNTTLINSLATIEWDIPIDADPGVYRLRHFGSSRSTINSTNIYFTGASRAFAVF, encoded by the exons ATGGCCATTGTAGTTCTAGATGTGAGTTGGTGTGTCAATGGAGATTGGTTGGTCGGCGTCGGTAGCTTCGACATGACTGGTCCGGCAGCCGAAGTGAACATGATGGGGTATGCGAACATGGATCAGGTCACGGCGGGGATTCATTTTAGGCTGAGAGCCAGGACATTTGTTGTTGCTAGAAGTATTGATGGACCAAGAATTGCGTTTGTTAATTTGGATGCTGGAATGGCTTCCCAATTGGTCACCATTAAAGTACTTGAGAGGCTCCAATCTag AAATATTAATATTTCCGTGCAAAGGTTTGGAGACCTATACACAGAAGAGAACGTAGCAATAAGTGGAATCCATACACATGCCGGCCCCGGCGGCTACTTACAGTACTTGGTTTACTCAATAACATCCCTCGGCTTCGTTCAACAATCCTTCGACGCCATCGTCAACGCCATTGAACAGAGCATCATTCAAGCTCACGAAAGCCTCAAGCCAGGGTTCATCTTATTCAACAAAG GGGAAGTTGACAATGCGGGGATCAACAGAAGCCCAAGTGCTTACCTTATGAACCCGGAAGAAGAACGAGCTAAATATGCAAACAACGTGGATAAAGAAATGAGTATTCTGAAGTTTGTTGATGGAGAAAGTGGGAATAGCATTGGGGCATTTAGTTGGTTCCCAACGCATGGCACTTCCATGAGTAGAGATAATAAGTTGATTAGTGGTGATAATAAAGGTGCTGCCGCTAGGTTTTTCGAAGATTGGGCCGCCTCTAATGGTCGTACCACGACAACCCCCTCAAATAATGCTTCAG TCATCGAAGAGTTAATGAAGAAAGCTGAGAAGATAAAGGCCACAGGAGGAAAACAGTGCAGCAAAACAAGTAGCAAATCATCAAAAGTGAGGAAGAACGACGGATCTCTCTTTGTAGCAGCATTTTGCCAATCCAACGTCGGCGACGTAACGCCGAACGTACTTGGCGCATTTTGCATTGATTCAGGAAAACCCTGCGACTTCAATCGCTCATCTTGCCACGGCAGTGACCTTCTATGCGTAGGCCGTGGCCCTGG GTTCCCAGATGAAATTCTTAGCACAAAGATCATTGGGGAAAGGCAGTTCTTGAAAGCAGCTGATTTGTTCACAACAGCTACAGAGAAACTAACAGGGGAGATTGACTTTCGGCATGTGTATTTGAATTTCACGGacattgaagttgaaattgaTGGGAATAATGTTGTGAGGACATGTCCAGCTGCTCTTGGCCCGGGTTTTGCCGCTGGAACTACGGATGGTCCTGGTGTGTTTGGCTTCCAACAGGGTGATACCGAG ATCAATAAGTTGTGGAAGCAGTTGAGAGATTCGTTGAAGAAACCCAGTGAGTTTCAGGTTGGGTGCCAGAAGCCGAAGACGGTTTTGTTGGACACCGGCGAGATGTTTGAACCTTATGCTTGGGCG CCAGCAATTCTTCCAATTCAAATTCTCAGGCTAGGAAAATTGATCATACTTTCAGTACCAGGAG AGTTCACAACAATGGCTGGCCGACGGCTAAGGGAAGCAGTAAAGGAAACTCTAATTAGCAATGGGAATGGAGAGTTTGATGATGATACCCACGTTGTGATTGCAGGGCTTACAAATACTTACTCTCAATATGTCGCAACTTTTGAAGAATATGAACAACAAAGATATGAA GCTGCCTCGACTCTCTATGGGCCACACACTCTATCAGCATACATACAAGAGTTCAAGAAACTAGCAAGTGCAATAGCCAAAGGTGAAAAAGTTGCCAAACCAATCGCCTCACCACCAGACCTTTCCTCTGTCCAACTCCGCTTGGTAATGGACCCTTTTGGAGAATCTCCCCCGGACGGTGTAAACTTTGGAGACATTCAACAAGACGTCGAACTACCAAAAGACGGTTGGTTCAAAACTGGGAGCAAACAAAAGCCAACCGCCACATTTTGGAGTGCAAACCCAAGATTTGACCTCTTAACCGAAGGGACGTATGCCTTAGTCGAAAGGCTAGAGAAACAGCGATGGACACCAGCATATGATGACGATGATTTCTCCGTATCTTTTAAATGGAAATTAGACAACACCACATTAATCAACAGCTTAGCGACTATCGAATGGGACATACCGATAGACGCCGATCCAGGTGTGTATAGGCTTCGACACTTCGGATCATCAAGGAGTACGATAAACTCAACCAACATATATTTCACTGGAGCGTCTCGTGCATTTGCTGTGTTCTAA
- the LOC103502640 gene encoding alcohol dehydrogenase-like 7 isoform X1, producing MEHKSGMNGGKPIRCRAAVCRKAGEALMMEDIMVSPPMPREVRIRIICTSLCHTDIKYWKMKDPPGIVPRILGHEAVGEVESVGVEVSEVKQGDFVIPTFMAECGECRDCTSSKSNLCSKQPFKLSQGMPQCGTSRFTDLKGEVLHHFMFVSSFSEYTVVDVSHLIKLDPLLISPDKACLLGCGVSTGVGASWRTAKVEKGSTVAIFGLGTVGLAVAQGARICGAARIIGIDVSPYKLTLAKEFGVTEVVNSRSIGDKSVSQVINEMTDGGADYCFECVGLSSLIKEAFACCRKGWGKTIIFGVEDQASLLGVKCMDAICQGKMLMGCIYGGLKPKSDIPTLLQWYMDKKLQLDLFITHEVGFEDINKAFSLLSEGQCLRCMIWMTK from the exons ATGGAACATAAGTCGGGGATGAACGGCGGTAAGCCCATCCGTTGCAGAG CGGCGGTCTGCCGGAAGGCTGGAGAGGCGCTGATGATGGAGGACATAATGGTCTCTCCGCCGATGCCTCGTGAGGTTCGGATACGGATCATTTGCACCTCTCTTTGTCATACCGATATCAAATATTGGAAAATGAAG GATCCTCCGGGGATTGTTCCAAGAATTCTTGGCCATGAAGCTGTCGG AGAGGTTGAGAGTGTAGGAGTTGAAGTAAGTGAAGTAAAGCAAGGTGATTTTGTGATCCCAACATTCATGGCTGAGTGTGGGGAATGTAGAGATTGCACGTCAAGTAAGAGCAATCTTTGCTCTAAACAACCTTTTAAGCTCTCTCAAGGGATGCCTCAATGTGGAACAAGTAGGTTCACGGATCTTAAGGGAGAGGTTTTGCATCATTTTATGTTTGTGTCAAGTTTCAGCGAGTACACTGTGGTGGATGTTTCTCATCTCATTAAGCTTGATCCTCTTCTCATCTCTCCTGACAAGGCATGCCTCCTAGGTTGTGGCGTATCGACAG GGGTGGGTGCTTCTTGGAGAACAGCAAAAGTGGAGAAGGGATCTACTGTTGCCATTTTTGGGCTGGGGACTGTGGGCTTAGCA GTTGCTCAAGGagcaagaatatgtggagcagCTAGAATTATTGGAATAGATGTCAGCCCATATAAATTAACATTGG CAAAAGAGTTTGGAGTCACAGAGGTTGTTAATTCTAGAAGCATTGGAGACAAATCTGTGAGCCAG GTAATCAATGAGATGACGGATGGGGGTGCAGACTATTGCTTTGAATGTGTTGGACTAAGTTCCTTAATCAAGGAAGCATTTGCATGCTGCAGAAAG GGTTGGGggaaaacaattatatttgGTGTGGAGGACCAAGCGTCACTTTTAGGTGTCAAATGTATGGATGCCATTTGTCAAGGAAAAATGTTGATGGGATGCATATATGGTGGACTTAAGCCCAAATCAGACATTCCCACACTCCTTCAATGGTACATGGATAAG AAATTACAATTGGATTTATTTATCACACATGAAGTTGGGTTTGAAGACATCAACAAAGCTTTCAGTTTGCTAAGTGAAGGCCAATGCCTCAGGTGTATGATCTGGATGACCAAATAA
- the LOC103502640 gene encoding alcohol dehydrogenase-like 7 isoform X2, which translates to MKLSGCWHEAYSSIHRLQRSSLVITQTLMIITIEVESVGVEVSEVKQGDFVIPTFMAECGECRDCTSSKSNLCSKQPFKLSQGMPQCGTSRFTDLKGEVLHHFMFVSSFSEYTVVDVSHLIKLDPLLISPDKACLLGCGVSTGVGASWRTAKVEKGSTVAIFGLGTVGLAVAQGARICGAARIIGIDVSPYKLTLAKEFGVTEVVNSRSIGDKSVSQVINEMTDGGADYCFECVGLSSLIKEAFACCRKGWGKTIIFGVEDQASLLGVKCMDAICQGKMLMGCIYGGLKPKSDIPTLLQWYMDKKLQLDLFITHEVGFEDINKAFSLLSEGQCLRCMIWMTK; encoded by the exons ATGAAGCTGTCGG GGTGTTGGCACGAGGCGTACTCCTCAATTCATCGGTTACAACGATCCAGCTTAGTCATTACTCAAACTCTAATGATTATCACAAT AGAGGTTGAGAGTGTAGGAGTTGAAGTAAGTGAAGTAAAGCAAGGTGATTTTGTGATCCCAACATTCATGGCTGAGTGTGGGGAATGTAGAGATTGCACGTCAAGTAAGAGCAATCTTTGCTCTAAACAACCTTTTAAGCTCTCTCAAGGGATGCCTCAATGTGGAACAAGTAGGTTCACGGATCTTAAGGGAGAGGTTTTGCATCATTTTATGTTTGTGTCAAGTTTCAGCGAGTACACTGTGGTGGATGTTTCTCATCTCATTAAGCTTGATCCTCTTCTCATCTCTCCTGACAAGGCATGCCTCCTAGGTTGTGGCGTATCGACAG GGGTGGGTGCTTCTTGGAGAACAGCAAAAGTGGAGAAGGGATCTACTGTTGCCATTTTTGGGCTGGGGACTGTGGGCTTAGCA GTTGCTCAAGGagcaagaatatgtggagcagCTAGAATTATTGGAATAGATGTCAGCCCATATAAATTAACATTGG CAAAAGAGTTTGGAGTCACAGAGGTTGTTAATTCTAGAAGCATTGGAGACAAATCTGTGAGCCAG GTAATCAATGAGATGACGGATGGGGGTGCAGACTATTGCTTTGAATGTGTTGGACTAAGTTCCTTAATCAAGGAAGCATTTGCATGCTGCAGAAAG GGTTGGGggaaaacaattatatttgGTGTGGAGGACCAAGCGTCACTTTTAGGTGTCAAATGTATGGATGCCATTTGTCAAGGAAAAATGTTGATGGGATGCATATATGGTGGACTTAAGCCCAAATCAGACATTCCCACACTCCTTCAATGGTACATGGATAAG AAATTACAATTGGATTTATTTATCACACATGAAGTTGGGTTTGAAGACATCAACAAAGCTTTCAGTTTGCTAAGTGAAGGCCAATGCCTCAGGTGTATGATCTGGATGACCAAATAA
- the LOC103502639 gene encoding alcohol dehydrogenase-like 7 translates to MENNSSPATGLQPIRCRAAVCRKPGEPLVIEEIIVAPPMPREVRIRIICTSLCHSDLTFWKLKDPPGIFPRIFGHEAIGVVESVGKDVHEVKEGDTVIPTFMADCGECKDCLSNKSNLCTNFPFSVSPGTPRYGTSRFTDLNGEVIHHFLFVSSFTEYTVVDVVNVTKVDPAIPPNRACLLSCGVTTGVGATWRTANVEKGSTVAIFGLGSIGLAVAEGARICGASRIIGIDINPERFETAKKFGVTEFVNSRTLGDKSVSQAIIEMTDGGADYCFECVGRASLVEEAFTCSRQGWGKTIVLGVDQPGALLNFSSFDVLHRGKTVTGSLFGGAKPKSDVPTLVNWYTDKKLELDKFVTHEVGFEDINEAFNLLIEGKSLRCVIWMNK, encoded by the exons CTGCTGTCTGCCGGAAGCCTGGAGAGCCGCTAGTGATTGAGGAGATCATTGTGGCGCCGCCTATGCCTCGTGAAGTTAGGATTCGGATAATCTGTACTTCTTTGTGTCATAGCGATCTCACTTTCTGGAAATTGAAG GATCCTCCGGGGATATTTCCTAGAATTTTTGGCCACGAGGCTATCGG AGTGGTTGAGAGTGTAGGAAAGGATGTTCATGAAGTTAAGGAAGGAGATACTGTAATCCCAACCTTCATGGCTGACTGTGGGGAATGTAAAGATTGCTTGTCAAATAAGAGCAATCTGTGTACAAATTTCCCTTTCAGCGTGTCTCCAGGGACGCCTCGATATGGGACTAGCAGATTCACAGATTTAAATGGAGAGGTTATTCATCATTTTTTGTTTGTATCAAGTTTCACTGAATACACAGTGGTAGATGTTGTCAATGTAACCAAAGTAGATCCTGCAATCCCTCCAAACAGGGCATGCCTTCTTAGTTGTGGGGTAACAACAG GCGTTGGTGCAACATGGAGAACCGCAAATGTGGAAAAGGGCTCCACTGTTGCCATATTTGGACTGGGGTCCATAGGTTTGGCT GTTGCTGAAGGggcaagaatatgtggagcaaGCCGGATTATCGGTATCGATATCAACCCAGAGAGATTTGAAACTG CAAAAAAGTTTGGAGTCACTGAATTTGTTAATTCCAGAACTCTTGGCGATAAATCTGTGAGCCAG GCGATTATTGAAATGACTGATGGAGGTGCAGACTATTGCTTTGAATGTGTTGGAAGGGCTTCGTTAGTTGAAGAAGCATTTACATGCTCCAGACAG GGGTGGGGAAAAACAATAGTGTTAGGAGTAGACCAACCTGGAGCACTATTGAATTTTAGCTCTTTTGATGTTCTTCATCGTGGGAAGACGGTCACGGGATCCTTATTTGGAGGGGCAAAGCCTAAATCAGATGTTCCAACACTTGTAAATTGGTATACAGATAAG AAACTTGAGCTGGATAAATTTGTTACACATGAAGTGGGTTTCGAAGATATCAATGAAGCATTCAATTTGCTAATCGAAGGAAAATCCTTGAGATGTGTGATTTGGATGAACAAGTGA